One window of the Maridesulfovibrio frigidus DSM 17176 genome contains the following:
- the ablB gene encoding putative beta-lysine N-acetyltransferase, producing the protein MLHDSVVKVGQSTIQVGPFNDRIYLMSLAPEDGPAIIDELTDIAASKDVSKIFAKIPESQAVPFLSCGFEKEAEVPNMFDGEAGVFLSLYRYPWRRELGNMEELDNVLSVAKSKHGKGNVSTLPGSLNMRSLRVEDVSVLATLYGQTFKTYPFPITDPEFVRQEMDDGTRFIGVFEGDKLVGAASAEVSKDGWSAEMTDFAVNPAFRAMGIAGALLRALEKDCDKAGIKCLFTIARGCSYGINSLFSKGGYEYAGRLINNTNISGSLESMNVWSKVS; encoded by the coding sequence ATGTTGCATGATTCCGTCGTTAAGGTTGGGCAGAGTACTATACAGGTGGGACCGTTTAATGACCGTATCTATCTCATGTCGCTAGCGCCAGAAGACGGTCCGGCCATTATTGATGAATTGACGGACATCGCTGCGAGCAAGGATGTATCTAAGATTTTCGCAAAAATTCCCGAATCGCAGGCTGTACCTTTTCTGTCCTGCGGGTTTGAAAAGGAAGCGGAAGTTCCGAATATGTTTGACGGTGAAGCTGGGGTTTTTCTTAGCTTGTATCGCTATCCTTGGCGCAGAGAGCTAGGCAACATGGAGGAGCTTGATAATGTTCTTTCAGTTGCCAAAAGCAAACACGGGAAGGGAAATGTTTCGACCCTTCCCGGTAGCCTGAATATGCGTAGTTTGAGGGTCGAAGATGTAAGCGTGCTTGCAACGCTTTACGGACAGACCTTTAAAACCTATCCATTTCCCATCACTGACCCTGAATTTGTGCGTCAGGAAATGGATGATGGTACTCGTTTTATAGGAGTATTTGAGGGCGATAAACTCGTCGGAGCCGCCTCGGCAGAGGTCAGCAAAGACGGCTGGAGTGCGGAAATGACTGATTTTGCAGTTAATCCTGCGTTCCGCGCAATGGGCATTGCCGGAGCATTGCTTCGTGCTCTTGAAAAAGATTGTGATAAGGCTGGAATTAAATGTCTTTTCACCATAGCCCGTGGTTGCTCCTATGGGATAAATTCATTGTTCTCCAAAGGAGGCTATGAATACGCCGGACGTTTGATAAATAACACAAATATCAGCGGTAGCCTTGAGTCCATGAATGTTTGGTCTAAGGTAAGCTGA
- a CDS encoding oxidoreductase produces MSKLFEPTEINRLNIKNRFVRSATYEAMSGLDGKVQDQLLSYMADLAKGDVGLIISGHTHVVLEGQAGPRQMGIYSDDMLDGLKKMTATIHENGSLVAAQLAHAGKKGIGCGEYGPLGPSDDFEEKVLIASAMTAKDIDRTAKAFAKAAIRAVKSGFDAVQIHAAHGYLLSQFLSPHYNKRGDEYGGKLENRARFLLQVCDKVRESVGPSFPVMVKINSEDFVKNGMTEEETIEVCRMLEEHTVDAIEISGGTFESGKFTPSRAGTSKSEDREFYYEETAKLLKEKINIPLILVGGFLSFNVVEKAVTSGLADYIALSRPLIREPHLIKRWAEGNREKATCISCNKCFSTLSMEEALHCAAEKKA; encoded by the coding sequence ATGTCTAAATTATTTGAACCTACCGAGATTAACAGGCTGAATATAAAAAACCGCTTTGTAAGATCTGCAACATACGAAGCGATGTCCGGACTTGATGGAAAAGTGCAAGATCAACTGCTAAGCTACATGGCTGATCTTGCTAAGGGCGACGTAGGCTTAATAATCAGCGGGCATACTCATGTTGTGCTTGAAGGTCAGGCAGGCCCGAGGCAGATGGGCATATACTCTGATGATATGCTTGATGGTTTAAAAAAGATGACAGCGACTATCCACGAAAATGGAAGTCTAGTTGCCGCGCAGCTTGCGCATGCAGGTAAAAAAGGCATCGGGTGTGGGGAATATGGACCGCTCGGTCCATCAGATGATTTTGAGGAAAAAGTTCTAATAGCTTCCGCAATGACCGCCAAAGACATAGACAGAACCGCAAAAGCCTTTGCAAAAGCAGCAATAAGGGCCGTAAAATCCGGTTTTGATGCAGTACAGATCCATGCGGCTCATGGATATTTGCTTAGCCAGTTTTTATCTCCCCACTACAATAAACGTGGGGACGAATACGGTGGAAAGCTTGAAAACCGCGCAAGATTTCTACTCCAAGTTTGTGACAAAGTAAGAGAATCTGTTGGCCCTTCCTTCCCGGTAATGGTCAAGATAAATTCAGAGGATTTTGTTAAAAACGGAATGACAGAAGAAGAGACAATCGAAGTCTGCCGCATGCTTGAAGAGCACACAGTTGACGCCATTGAGATCAGCGGAGGAACCTTCGAATCCGGCAAATTTACGCCATCAAGAGCCGGCACTTCAAAGTCCGAAGACCGTGAATTTTACTACGAAGAAACTGCCAAACTCTTAAAGGAAAAAATAAATATTCCACTAATTCTCGTAGGTGGGTTCCTGTCTTTTAATGTTGTAGAAAAAGCTGTGACTTCAGGTCTGGCCGACTACATTGCCCTTTCAAGGCCACTAATCAGAGAACCTCACCTCATAAAAAGATGGGCAGAAGGAAACAGGGAAAAAGCAACTTGTATATCATGTAATAAATGCTTTTCTACACTCTCAATGGAAGAGGCTCTGCACTGCGCAGCTGAGAAAAAAGCATGA
- the tssA gene encoding type VI secretion system protein TssA — protein MDLITLGKEPISVAKPAGDDARYEPEYDELQQQVDKLTSVTADGVIDWKQVVKLCSAILSSKSKDIKVASYLGVALLNLKGVEGLSVSAQILLDMVTEYWDNMYPAKKRMRGRFNAISWWSDNAEKFLTTYEGGDIPQDTVDLLAQRITGLDEALAEKADDAPILRSLADYANRLPVEATEDPESEQPQDSGAEQSESESKQQVKAQSVSAATTTQSARSDGISAGSINSPEECQRQLSAGLDLLSAVADYQLANDVANVAGYRLRRMAAWLPVVALPPAEKGLTMIPSPDSSVKDSIISLLNSRDYIGAAQAAESRVGQFLFWLDLSHLTVLALEGLGEDYSNSKLAVELEVSVLVKRLAGIESMTFSDGTPFADTKTKSWLKSLNREKDAGFGGTAEKGAAAEKIFAEAAKLVKSKKIFDAVSIIQDSLNSSPSGHERFLLRLGLIRLLTDVDQSGLAHAHADEVIEHIKKFRLDKWDPELALRGLMTVYEALIAEGGDEAALLAKDTLKQICRINPAEALKIDGLN, from the coding sequence ATGGATCTGATAACTCTCGGTAAAGAACCTATAAGCGTGGCCAAACCAGCGGGTGACGATGCCCGTTACGAACCGGAATATGATGAGCTTCAACAGCAGGTCGATAAGCTTACCAGCGTTACGGCTGACGGGGTTATTGATTGGAAGCAGGTTGTTAAACTTTGTTCGGCTATTTTATCCAGCAAATCTAAAGATATCAAAGTAGCTTCATATCTTGGTGTTGCTCTTTTGAACTTGAAGGGAGTTGAAGGACTTTCTGTCAGTGCTCAGATTTTGCTGGATATGGTCACTGAATATTGGGACAACATGTATCCTGCTAAAAAGAGGATGCGTGGAAGGTTTAATGCCATAAGCTGGTGGTCTGATAATGCCGAAAAATTTCTCACCACTTATGAGGGTGGTGACATTCCACAGGACACCGTTGATCTCTTAGCTCAGCGTATTACCGGTCTGGATGAAGCTCTTGCGGAAAAAGCAGACGATGCACCCATTCTTAGGAGTTTAGCTGATTATGCGAACCGTTTACCTGTTGAGGCTACCGAAGATCCAGAATCTGAACAGCCGCAGGATTCCGGTGCGGAACAGTCTGAGTCCGAAAGTAAGCAGCAGGTAAAAGCGCAAAGTGTAAGTGCTGCCACTACGACGCAGTCTGCACGATCTGATGGTATTTCTGCGGGAAGCATTAACTCGCCAGAGGAATGTCAAAGGCAGCTCAGCGCGGGGCTTGATTTGCTTTCTGCTGTTGCTGATTATCAGCTCGCCAATGATGTGGCGAATGTTGCTGGGTACAGGCTGCGGAGAATGGCTGCATGGCTTCCCGTAGTTGCATTGCCTCCTGCTGAGAAAGGTCTGACTATGATTCCCTCGCCTGATAGCTCGGTCAAAGACTCTATAATCAGCTTATTAAACAGCCGCGATTATATCGGAGCCGCTCAGGCCGCTGAGTCGAGAGTCGGCCAATTCCTTTTCTGGCTTGATTTAAGTCACCTTACCGTTCTTGCTCTTGAGGGTCTTGGGGAGGATTACTCAAACTCTAAGCTTGCGGTGGAGCTTGAGGTTAGTGTCCTGGTTAAAAGGCTTGCGGGTATTGAGTCTATGACATTTTCGGACGGAACCCCTTTTGCCGACACCAAGACGAAGTCCTGGCTGAAATCTCTTAATAGGGAGAAAGATGCGGGGTTTGGCGGAACCGCTGAGAAAGGAGCCGCAGCGGAAAAGATCTTTGCCGAAGCCGCTAAATTGGTAAAAAGTAAAAAAATATTTGACGCTGTGTCCATTATTCAGGATAGTTTAAATAGTAGTCCCTCTGGACATGAGCGTTTTTTGCTCAGGCTCGGGCTGATCCGGCTTCTTACTGATGTGGATCAGAGCGGGCTTGCACATGCTCATGCGGATGAAGTTATTGAGCATATCAAGAAGTTTCGTCTTGATAAGTGGGACCCGGAACTGGCTCTTAGAGGGCTTATGACAGTTTACGAAGCTCTTATAGCAGAGGGTGGAGATGAAGCAGCTCTCTTAGCGAAGGATACATTGAAGCAAATCTGCAGAATTAATCCTGCTGAGGCGCTTAAAATAGATGGTTTGAACTGA
- the tssB gene encoding type VI secretion system contractile sheath small subunit: protein MAKEGSVAPKERVNIVYKPETGNAKEEVELPLKLLVLGDFSQKSDDSMVEDRDPVNIDKDNFNEVLKAQDLELTLGVDNKLTNEPDAQMAVKLKFDSLKDFDPDQIIKQVPELQQLMELREALKALKSPLSNVPEFRKKVQSLVKDAGARERLLKELGIE from the coding sequence ATGGCGAAAGAAGGATCCGTTGCCCCGAAAGAAAGGGTGAACATAGTTTATAAACCGGAAACTGGTAATGCTAAAGAAGAAGTGGAACTTCCTCTGAAGCTTCTGGTGCTGGGCGATTTCTCTCAAAAGAGCGATGATAGCATGGTCGAGGACCGTGACCCCGTTAATATCGACAAAGACAATTTCAATGAGGTTCTCAAAGCTCAGGATTTGGAGCTTACTTTGGGAGTTGATAATAAACTCACCAATGAGCCGGACGCTCAAATGGCTGTGAAACTTAAATTTGACAGCCTTAAAGATTTTGATCCTGACCAGATTATCAAACAGGTTCCTGAATTGCAGCAACTTATGGAACTGCGCGAGGCTCTTAAAGCTTTGAAAAGCCCGCTTTCCAATGTTCCTGAATTCAGGAAAAAAGTTCAGAGCTTGGTCAAGGACGCTGGTGCGCGTGAACGTTTACTTAAAGAACTTGGAATCGAGTAA
- the tssC gene encoding type VI secretion system contractile sheath large subunit — MAEEKQEQQQQAAETATEGSLLDDIVEATKLKPDDEAYSVTKAGLQAFLEEMVKPEREGAKISGGLVDDMLAQIDQKLSLQMDSIMHSKDFQQMESSWRSLKFLVDRTDFRENVRIQLMNVSKSDLLDDFDDAPEITKSGLYKQAYTAEYGQFGGQPFGAIVGNYDFGPGPQDMKLLQYTAAVAAMTHAPFIAAAGTEFFGIEKWSELPNLKDLKSIFEMPQYAKWNSFRESDDARNVGLTLPKFLLRLPYGQDTLPAKTFNYQESVADGDDDFCWGNTAFAFASKLTDSFAKYRWCANIIGPQGGGAVEDLPLYQYEAMGAVQTKIPTQVLLSERREYELAEEGFIGLTMRKGSDNAAFFSANSAQKPKFFGTSKEGKEAELNYKLSTQLPYMMIMDRLAHYIKVIQRENIGTWKERGDLERELNTWISQYVTEMDNPAPSVRSRRPLRMAKIEVNDVEGDPGWYSVSLKARPHFKYMGAAFTLSLVGKLEKE, encoded by the coding sequence ATGGCTGAAGAGAAACAAGAACAACAGCAACAGGCCGCTGAAACTGCGACTGAAGGGTCTTTGCTAGACGATATTGTTGAAGCAACGAAGCTTAAACCGGACGATGAAGCCTATTCCGTGACCAAAGCCGGTTTGCAGGCTTTCCTTGAAGAGATGGTTAAGCCTGAGCGCGAAGGGGCTAAGATTTCCGGCGGGCTGGTTGACGATATGCTGGCTCAAATTGACCAGAAATTGTCTCTGCAGATGGATAGCATCATGCACAGCAAAGACTTCCAGCAGATGGAGTCTTCGTGGCGTTCGCTTAAATTTTTAGTGGATCGCACAGATTTTCGTGAAAATGTCCGCATTCAGCTGATGAACGTATCTAAGTCTGATTTGCTTGATGATTTTGATGATGCTCCGGAAATTACTAAATCCGGCCTCTACAAACAGGCTTATACTGCTGAGTATGGCCAGTTCGGAGGACAGCCTTTCGGGGCTATTGTCGGAAACTATGATTTTGGTCCCGGTCCTCAGGATATGAAACTTTTGCAGTACACAGCTGCTGTTGCTGCAATGACTCATGCTCCGTTTATTGCTGCTGCCGGAACTGAATTTTTTGGAATTGAAAAATGGAGTGAACTTCCAAATCTGAAAGATTTGAAGTCCATTTTCGAAATGCCGCAGTATGCAAAATGGAACTCATTCCGTGAGTCTGATGATGCACGAAATGTTGGGCTGACATTGCCTAAATTCTTGCTCAGACTTCCTTACGGACAAGATACTTTGCCTGCTAAGACCTTCAATTATCAGGAATCTGTAGCAGATGGCGACGATGATTTCTGTTGGGGGAACACTGCTTTCGCTTTTGCTTCCAAGCTTACGGATTCATTCGCAAAATACCGTTGGTGTGCGAATATCATAGGGCCACAGGGTGGTGGAGCGGTAGAAGATCTTCCTTTGTATCAGTATGAAGCTATGGGCGCGGTTCAGACCAAGATTCCAACTCAGGTCCTTTTGTCTGAGCGTAGGGAATACGAATTAGCCGAAGAAGGTTTCATCGGCCTGACCATGCGTAAAGGTAGTGATAATGCGGCCTTCTTCTCAGCCAACTCCGCACAGAAACCGAAGTTCTTCGGTACTAGCAAGGAAGGCAAGGAGGCAGAGCTTAATTATAAGCTGTCTACTCAGCTTCCATATATGATGATTATGGACCGTCTGGCCCATTATATTAAAGTTATTCAGCGTGAGAACATCGGTACGTGGAAAGAGCGTGGCGATTTAGAGCGCGAGCTTAATACTTGGATATCTCAATATGTAACTGAGATGGATAATCCAGCTCCAAGCGTACGTAGCCGCAGGCCGCTTCGCATGGCAAAGATAGAGGTTAATGATGTTGAAGGCGATCCGGGTTGGTACTCGGTTTCCCTAAAAGCCCGTCCTCATTTCAAGTACATGGGCGCAGCGTTTACTCTATCTCTGGTTGGTAAGCTGGAAAAAGAATAG
- a CDS encoding Hcp family type VI secretion system effector, with amino-acid sequence MALTSYMKVTGKTQGQIKGDCTQAGDKKDTMLIYAVEHNVEIPKDTHTGLPTGQRIHRPFTVTKHIDNASPKLAQACCKGEQLTVEIDHYRIDPTGIEKKYYTIKMEEAIIVNHHAYKPVTFLPDNKPYHDMEDISFTYSKITWTYADGNIEYTDDWKSS; translated from the coding sequence ATGGCATTAACTTCATACATGAAAGTGACAGGCAAGACTCAAGGTCAGATCAAAGGCGATTGTACTCAGGCTGGTGATAAAAAAGACACCATGCTTATCTATGCTGTCGAGCATAATGTTGAAATTCCTAAAGATACTCACACTGGTCTACCTACTGGGCAGCGCATCCATAGACCTTTCACTGTGACTAAACATATTGATAATGCTTCTCCAAAACTTGCTCAGGCATGTTGTAAAGGCGAGCAGTTGACCGTTGAAATCGACCATTACCGTATTGATCCAACTGGTATTGAGAAAAAATACTACACAATCAAAATGGAAGAAGCGATTATCGTTAATCATCATGCATATAAACCTGTGACCTTCCTTCCTGATAATAAGCCTTATCATGATATGGAAGACATCAGCTTTACTTACTCAAAAATTACCTGGACCTACGCAGACGGTAATATTGAGTATACTGATGATTGGAAATCAAGCTAA
- the tssE gene encoding type VI secretion system baseplate subunit TssE has translation MNEQRLLERIRFMEQDPDWRDAAEPGQVVKSILGHLRMILNTRQGNAQIAPDYGVPDFTSMIGATGLDAVRDIEESMTEVILKYEPRLENVNIQFIPEDDMPLSLQFKLQAKLKLEGQDMPVVFETVLDPDGRIMVKDS, from the coding sequence ATGAACGAGCAACGTCTGCTTGAGCGTATCAGGTTCATGGAACAGGATCCTGATTGGCGCGATGCCGCTGAACCGGGGCAGGTGGTTAAATCCATTCTCGGGCATTTGCGCATGATTCTGAACACGCGTCAGGGAAATGCTCAGATTGCTCCTGATTATGGCGTTCCCGACTTTACTTCTATGATCGGGGCTACGGGGCTTGATGCTGTCCGTGATATTGAAGAATCAATGACTGAGGTCATTCTTAAATATGAACCTCGGTTAGAAAATGTGAATATTCAGTTTATACCTGAAGATGATATGCCACTTTCCTTACAGTTCAAGCTTCAAGCAAAGCTGAAGCTTGAAGGGCAGGATATGCCTGTCGTTTTTGAAACAGTACTCGATCCTGATGGACGAATTATGGTTAAAGATAGCTAA
- the tssF gene encoding type VI secretion system baseplate subunit TssF, which produces MIEKYYQRELTHLRELAVEFSKNHPALAPMLTGPGSDPDVERLLEGSAFMSGMINQKLDDEFPEIVHGLVQLVFPHYLRPIPSTTIVKFTPKPSLMETVHIPLGSQLSSIPVKGTKCTFSTTFDVELHPLTITKVDMVQRAGTSGTLTLGFELKGLTLDEWDVSHLRFHLTGGYASASSRYKTLFNSIRGIRVSGSNGAVAMLGSGSLKAVGFEDEEALLPYPSQSFPGYRILQEYFILPEKFLFFDVDGLDNWKNRGDGKTFEIVLELDNLPAELLDFTEEHLCLYATPAINLFQRDAEPVTLDHKRPEYQVIPSGGSGGDYQVYSVDSVVGYVQGTVEERPYKPFQMFNPRSEEMPVYTVHHRRSLVMDKTNLYLSVAYPTQGKAPRLETLSMSLTCTNGNLPEKLRFGDISKPTSTSPELATFENIRQPTSPVQPPLGKNLLWRLLSHLYINYLSVADVDSLRAMVKLYVFTDTRDRGSVVANTKRVEAIQGMKLSEGDRLVKGLVMRGRDIQLSLTCDGFANSGDLYLFSSVMNRFFAGYASVNCFTRLTVEDTLNKERYRWNAMIGDRPLL; this is translated from the coding sequence ATGATCGAAAAGTACTACCAAAGAGAACTAACGCATCTACGCGAACTGGCTGTAGAATTTTCTAAGAACCATCCTGCACTGGCGCCAATGCTGACTGGACCGGGTTCCGATCCTGACGTTGAGCGTTTGCTGGAAGGCTCTGCTTTCATGTCCGGTATGATAAACCAGAAGCTTGATGATGAATTTCCCGAGATTGTTCACGGTCTGGTGCAGTTGGTTTTCCCTCACTATTTGCGGCCTATTCCGTCCACAACGATCGTTAAATTTACTCCTAAGCCGAGTCTCATGGAAACCGTCCACATTCCGCTGGGTTCTCAGCTTTCTTCTATTCCTGTTAAAGGCACTAAGTGTACTTTTTCTACGACCTTTGATGTGGAGTTGCACCCATTAACCATTACCAAGGTTGATATGGTTCAGCGGGCTGGCACATCCGGAACGCTGACTCTAGGATTTGAGTTAAAAGGGCTAACACTTGATGAGTGGGATGTTTCACATCTTCGTTTTCACTTAACAGGCGGCTATGCGTCCGCTTCAAGCAGATATAAAACCCTTTTTAATTCCATACGGGGAATACGTGTTAGCGGTTCGAATGGAGCTGTTGCAATGCTCGGTTCTGGGAGCCTTAAGGCTGTCGGTTTTGAAGACGAGGAAGCCCTGCTCCCTTATCCCTCTCAATCGTTTCCGGGCTATCGTATTTTACAGGAATATTTCATTCTTCCGGAAAAATTTCTCTTTTTTGATGTGGATGGTCTTGATAATTGGAAAAACCGCGGAGATGGTAAAACTTTTGAAATTGTGCTGGAGTTGGACAATCTTCCTGCAGAGTTGCTCGATTTTACTGAGGAACATCTGTGTTTGTACGCAACTCCTGCCATTAATCTTTTTCAGCGTGATGCTGAGCCAGTAACTCTTGATCATAAGCGACCAGAATATCAGGTTATACCTTCTGGAGGGTCGGGGGGAGATTATCAGGTTTATTCTGTAGATAGCGTAGTTGGATATGTTCAGGGAACAGTTGAAGAACGGCCATATAAGCCATTTCAAATGTTTAATCCAAGGTCGGAGGAAATGCCTGTTTACACTGTGCATCACCGCCGCTCGTTGGTTATGGACAAGACAAATCTTTACCTATCTGTGGCCTACCCGACTCAAGGGAAAGCTCCCAGACTCGAAACTTTGTCCATGTCTTTGACCTGCACTAACGGGAATTTACCTGAGAAACTTCGTTTCGGTGATATTTCAAAGCCGACATCGACATCGCCTGAGTTGGCTACTTTTGAAAATATCCGGCAGCCGACTTCACCTGTTCAGCCGCCCCTTGGTAAGAACTTGCTTTGGAGATTGTTGTCGCATCTGTACATAAATTATCTTTCAGTTGCAGATGTCGATAGCCTGCGCGCCATGGTCAAACTCTATGTATTTACCGATACCCGTGACCGCGGATCAGTAGTGGCGAATACTAAACGGGTTGAGGCTATTCAGGGCATGAAGTTAAGCGAGGGAGATAGGCTGGTTAAAGGTCTTGTTATGCGCGGGCGCGATATTCAATTGTCGCTTACCTGTGACGGATTTGCCAATAGTGGCGATCTATATCTTTTCAGTTCTGTAATGAACAGGTTCTTTGCAGGATATGCTTCTGTGAATTGCTTTACCCGCTTAACAGTGGAAGATACTTTAAATAAGGAGCGATATCGGTGGAATGCGATGATCGGCGATCGCCCTCTTCTATAA
- the tssG gene encoding type VI secretion system baseplate subunit TssG → MECDDRRSPSSITGKLLDNPTAYSFFQAIRLLRLHSKSCTGKDLETFYRDHLRVRPQLSLGFPATDLTEVTEELSKDGDRYRIEATFMGLYGASSPMPIFYTEELLEEASEDKSVTRDFIDIINNDVYVQFFRAWSRSRLMVKAVDEEDSSWLERLNCLLGFGHKEVLASVPEECRRYRHIGLLTQYPRSALGLKTLLKDSLDHDKVRVEQCVLRKVKLPEDQRFSLGVDSNILGERSWIGEELDDRMGKCAIVLRGLDAVRYHELLPGEGEGKKLDNLVRGYLVEPFKYDLVLEMKPGEAHTAILGGEQWSGLGCDSWVFSGDRLEHAEATFPNEGGRVSSS, encoded by the coding sequence GTGGAATGCGATGATCGGCGATCGCCCTCTTCTATAACGGGCAAGCTACTTGATAACCCGACCGCCTATTCTTTTTTTCAGGCCATCCGATTATTGCGCCTGCATTCTAAGAGCTGCACGGGTAAGGATCTGGAGACGTTTTATCGCGACCATCTTCGGGTGCGTCCGCAGTTGTCCCTTGGATTTCCGGCTACGGATCTTACTGAGGTTACGGAAGAGCTTTCAAAGGACGGCGATCGTTATCGGATAGAAGCAACTTTCATGGGTTTGTATGGGGCATCATCCCCTATGCCCATATTTTATACTGAGGAGCTGCTTGAGGAAGCCTCGGAAGATAAGTCTGTAACCAGAGACTTTATCGATATCATAAACAATGATGTTTATGTTCAGTTTTTCCGCGCGTGGTCCCGATCCAGATTGATGGTGAAGGCTGTTGATGAAGAAGATAGTTCGTGGCTGGAGCGTTTGAACTGTCTGCTTGGATTCGGCCATAAAGAGGTTTTAGCCTCAGTTCCCGAGGAGTGCCGCCGGTATCGTCACATTGGGCTGTTAACTCAGTATCCGAGAAGCGCACTAGGGCTCAAGACTCTCCTGAAAGATTCCTTGGATCACGATAAAGTGCGCGTTGAGCAGTGCGTTTTGCGTAAAGTTAAACTTCCCGAAGATCAGCGTTTTTCGCTTGGCGTGGATTCTAATATTCTTGGAGAAAGGTCGTGGATTGGCGAAGAATTAGATGACCGTATGGGAAAATGTGCGATAGTTCTTCGTGGTTTGGATGCTGTACGGTATCATGAGTTATTGCCGGGGGAAGGTGAAGGTAAGAAGCTTGATAATCTTGTCCGCGGTTATCTTGTAGAGCCGTTTAAATATGATCTTGTTCTTGAAATGAAGCCCGGCGAGGCTCACACTGCGATTCTTGGCGGTGAACAATGGTCTGGCCTTGGCTGTGATTCATGGGTGTTTTCAGGAGATCGATTGGAACATGCTGAAGCCACTTTCCCCAATGAGGGCGGACGCGTATCAAGTAGCTAA